GTGAATAGTTCTGTGAAGATGAGTACATGCTTCATAATGCACCGAAATAAGGTCTGCACCATGATTGATGAATTCATCAACATATTTCTCAGGCTCCACAATCATCAGGTGAACATCTACAAATTTTTTGGCATGCTGCTGAACAGTTTTCATTACCGGAAAACCAAATGAAATGTTTGGTACAAATCTGCCGTCCATCACATCAATGTGGAACCAGTCGGCCTGAGAATTGTTCAGCATTTCAATGTCTCTTTGCAGATTCCCAAAGTCTGCAGATAAAAGGGATGGAGCAATAAGCTTCGTTTTCATTTTTACTTTTTATACTTTTACTTTATTAGATATTAAAAATTAATTTGTCAGCTATTACTAATTTCTAACAACTAATCTCTAATTTCTTTTTTAATGATACTTCAGTTTCATTTCCGGTTTGATCTTAAGAACTGTTTCATAGATAAGTTTGATAACATTACCTACGTCTTCTTTAGAGACCATTTCTACCGTAGTATGCATATAACGCAAAGGTAAGGAAATTAAAGCACTTGGTACTCCGCCGTTGGAATGTGCAAAAGCATCTGTATCAGTTCCTGTAGCTCTGCTTGAAGCAGCTCTTTGGAAAGGTATTTTTTTAGTTTTTGCTGTATCAATAATCAATTCTCTGATCGTATGATGAACACTTGGAGCAAAAAATACTACCGGTCCTGCACCACATTTCTGATCTCCTTCTTTCTTCTTTTCAATCATTGGAGTGGTGGTGTCGTGGGTAACATCCGTTACAATAGCAATATTAGGTTTGATGGTGTCAGCGATCATATCTGCACCATATAAGCCTACTTCTTCCTGTACAGAATTGGTAATATAAAGTCCGAACGGGATAGATTTTTTATTTTCTTTTAAAAGTCTTGCTACTTCAGCAATCATGAAACCTCCGATTCTGTTGTCCAGCGCTCTGCAGACAAAATATCTGTCGTTCATTTCGAAGAACTCGTCCGGGTAAGTAATCATACATCCTACAAAAATTCCCATTTCTTCCACTTCTTTTTTGGAAGTAGCACCACAGTCGATGAAGATATTTTCGATTTTTGGAGTAGGCTCATTCTGATTTGTTCTCGTATGAATAGCCGGCCACCCGAATACTCCTTTTACAATTCCGTTTTCTCCATGGATATGAACCACTTTTGAAGGAGCTATTGTTTGATCAGAACCTCCGTTTCTGATGACATAGATTAATCCGTCATCCGTAATATAATTGACGTACCATGAAATTTCATCAGCATGTGCTTCAATCACTACTTTAAATTCAGCTTCCGGATTAATGATCCCATAACAGGTTCCATAATGATCTACTTCTATTTTATCAACATAGGGTCTGATATAGTCCATCCATACTTCTTGTCCTTTATGTTCGTAGCCTGTTGGTGATGAAGTATTTAAATATTTCTCTAAAAATTTCAAAGATTTCTTTTCAAATTTCATAAAAAGGAATGATTTTTGCGTTTAATTTTTGTTGTTATAAGTGTAAAAATAATGAATTTTAGTAAGATTATCTGCCTTTTTATTTTCTTTTTTGGAGTCAGTATTTTTGGCCAAAAGGATGGCGTAGTGGCGAAACCGCTCAATCAATATCCACCTGAATCCTTGAAAACGGATGAATTTGGTAATAAATATTATTATGACGAGCAGCAAAAAGTCAAGATTTATGAAATCAACGGCGAACCTGTAGTTGTATTAGATGAATTGGTTTTGGTTAATAAACCGAGATTTAATAATCAGCTGGATAAAAATTACTACTATTTCCTTAATAAAAAGCTGTACAGAGTATATCCGCTATTTGTGACTGCACTACAACAGTACAGGGATATCCAGAAAGATATGAATGATATGGATAGCAAGGCTAAAAGAAAATTTGTAAGAGAACGACAGAATATGCTGGCAGATCAATATGAAAAACAACTGAGAGATCTTACCACTACCGAAGGGCAGGTTTTTGCAAAGCTGATGAACAGAGCTACCGGAAAAAACGTCTATGAAATCATCAAAGAACTGAGAGGCGGATGGAGTGCTTTCTGGTGGAATGTAAAAGGAAAAATGGCCGATATTGATCTGAAAGACCACTACGATCCACACAATAACAGAACTGATGAATTTGTAGAGTCATTGCTTCAGTCCAATTGGAATTCAGGATATCTGCAGCCTTATCCGGGAGCGAATGATTTTAAAGTCAAGAAATAATATAAATTCCTGTAAGTATTCTTACAGGAATTTTTCTTTTAATTTATCAAATACAATCTTATCTATCGGAAGAGGGAAAGGGTTATCTGGTCTGTCTATATCAATCCACTCTGTTTTTTCGATGCAGGGATCCAGGATAATAAAATCTTCTTCATTCACTATATCTACTATATAATATATGGTAAGAAGCTGTTCGTTTTCTTTGAAGCGGGAAACCAGGAAGTTTTCCTGGGTATAAAAATGTTCCAGAACATTGATCTTTACATTCAGCTCTTCATCAAATTCACGATGCAGGCATTCCAGTACTCCTTCACCATATTCCAATCCGCCACCCGGAAATTTCATTAAAGGTTCGCCGGCATATTCTTCAAATAAAGTCAGAACTTGTTTATCTTTTACCGCACATGCATACACTCTAATGTTGATCTTATCTATCATATATATAATGTATAATAATTTGTATAGCTAATGTAAGAAATTTTTGTGAGGAGAAAAGGAACAAAAAAGCGAAAATATACATTTACTTATGAACAATTTCTTCTTTGTACTTACAGCTTTATTGCATTGATCATCTCTCTTTTTCCCGGAGGTCCCTGTTTTTTTTCTACCTGGAAATTCAGTTCCTGAAGAATTCTTCTTACGCTGCCTTTGGAAGAGTAGGTGGTTAATAATCCGTTAATGGCCATTTTGTCAGAAACCAGTTCAAATAATGGTTTTTCCCAAAGATCAGGCTGCACTCTGGCACCGAAACAATCAAAATAAACAAGATTGATTTCAGGCAAATCGATGTCTTTTAGGTCAAAAAAATCACATTCTATCTTTTTTAAGTGGAATCCACTAATAATTTCTACTGACTTCTCCCAATCTGACAGATGAATTTTCTGATAAATATTTTTAAACTCAGGGTTGTCAAAATGTTCAAAGTAAGCCAAATCCTTAACTTCAGATTCATTTATGGGATATTTTTCAAGCGAAAAATAATTGATGACATGATTTTTGTCAGTTTTTAAATATTCATTAATTGTTACTAAAACATTCAAACCTGTTCCAAAACCGAGTTCTAAAATATTAATTTCGCAATCATTTATTAAATTTAGTCCGTTTTTAATAAACACATGTTCGGCTTCCTGAAGTGCTCCGTGATGAGAATGGTAGTTTTCGTTTAATTCATTGATAAACAATGTTTTACTGCCGTCGTTTGTGGTCTTAATCTCTCTTTTCAAGCTATTTTTTTGTCAAATTTACTCTAAAATTTTTATATTTAGAAAATTATGTTAAATTTGTAGAACATCGTAAAAATTTTAAAAAATGATAATTCAAAAAACTGAAAACTCCAGAATTTCTACATTTGACCCTAACGATTTTTCATTTGGTGGTACTTTCATAGATCATATGATTATATGTGAGTATGAAAATGGGAAATGGGGTGATGTAAAATTAGTTCCTTACGGTCCGATTCCATTTACACCTGCCATGATGGGAGTAAACTATGGACAAGCTTGTTTTGAAGGTATGAAAGCCTATAAAGACAAAGACGGGCAGGTTTTCCTTTTCAGGCCTGAAAAGAATTTTGAACGTATCAATAAGTCGGCAAAGCGTCTTGCTATGCCTGAGGTAACTGAAGAAATGTTTTTAGACGGATTAAAAGCTTTGGTAGATATGGATAGAGAGTGGATTCCACAGGGGGAAGGAATGTCTCTTTATATCAGACCATTGATTTTTGCTACGGAGGAAGCTTTGAAAGCAAGAGTATCTAATAAATATATGTTTGCCATCGTTGCAACACCAGCGAAGAGCTACTATTCTGAGCCGGTATCTGTAAAAATCTCTGATCACTATTCTAGAGCTGCAAACGGAGGAGTAGGTTCTGCAAAAGCTGCAGGTAACTATGCTGCTTCATTCTATCCGACTCAGTTGGCAATTGAAGAAGGTTACGAGCAAATTATCTGGACGGATGATGCTACTCACGAATATTTCGAAGAGAGTGGTACAATGAATGTATTTGTAAGAATCAACGATACTATTTATACACCTCCAACATCTGAGAAAATCCTTGACGGAGTAACAAGAGACAGTTTCATTCAGTTAGCTAAGAAAAGAGGAATCGAAGTAAAAGTAGAACCAATTCCTGTGAAAACAGTGATTGAAGCTTTGAAGAATGGTTCTCTTAAAGAAGTATGGGGAGTAGGTACGGCAGTGGTAACCACTCAGTTCCAGGCTTTAGGATACCAGGGTGAGAAATTGGCGCTTCCAAGATTATCTGACGAAGAAAGCTTTGCTGCTATTCTTAAGAAAGACTTGGTAGACCTTCAGAACAACCTGTCTGAAGATCCTTTCGGATGGAGAGTTACTGTAGATCATGCTTTAGAAACAGTTTAACAGTAAATAAATAACTATATGAAAGCCGGGTTTTTCCCGGCTTTTTATTTTTCTTAAAAACTAAAATTTAGCTTAAATATTTAAATCACTTTGCGGAAGTTAAGCTGGGATTTCTATTCTCATCAAATTGTTCTTGTAAATACGGGATAAGTTTTGTAATTAATTCGCGAAATGTGTATTTTCGCAGAAGTTTATGAAAAAAATACTCTTCATATCAGTCATAAGCCTGTTGAGCTGCAATAGAAATGCACAGACGGCCCATCCTCCTGTAGGTGGTGTTTTAAGCCAAAAAGATCTGGATGTTTCTAAAAACAGGATGAAAAATCTTAACGCCATAGAAAGAGGCCAGATTCAGGATTGGATCAGTGGTCAGTCTGTGAAGTATTATCCTACGCAGCTTAATTACTGGGTAACGGCGGAAGGTTATGATCAGAGAGAAAGAAGAAAAGACGAATCATTGATTTCTTACTCTTATGATCTGTATGATTTTGACCAGACTAAAATCTATGACCAGTCTTTTGAGAGAAGAGATGCCAAATTCGGGCACTTTGATGAACTGAGAGCTGTGGAGAACGCTTTGCGTTTTATACATGATGGAGAGGAAGTAACGCTTTTGGTACCGTCTTCTTTAGCCTACGGAACTTACGGAGACGAAAAGAAAATAGACAACGACATTCCATTAATCATAAAATTAAAAGCCCTATAATACATGAAATTGTTTAACAAGAATATAATTCTGGCAGCGGCAAGTATCTCGCTGATGAGTTGTACCCCAATTTATAAAAAAATGAACGTAGACAAAGAAACTTACGAAGGTCTTAATGACGGACTTTATGCCAATCTTCAAACTACAAAAGGTAACTTAATTGTAAAGTTTGAGGATAAGAAAGCACCAGTAACTGTAGCCAACTTTATCGGTCTTGCAGAAGGGAAAATCGACAACAAAGCTAAGGCTAAGGGAGTTCCTTACTATGATGGAACTATTTTCCACAGAGTGATCAAAGATTTCATGATCCAGGGGGGAGACCCTAAAGGAACTGGAGCAGGTGATCCGGGATATAAATTCGAGGACGAAAGAAACGACCTTAAACATACAGGAAAAGGTATTCTTTCTATGGCAAACTCAGGACCTAATACAAATGGTTCTCAGTTCTTCATCACTGAAGTTGCTACACCTTGGTTAGACGGAAAACACACCATCTTCGGAAAAGTGGTAAAAGGTAACGATGTAATTGATGCTATTGCTAACGTTGAAAAAGGAGCTCAGGATAAGCCTAAAACAGATATCGTTTTAGAAAAAGTTTCTGTTTTCAGTAAAGGTGACGAGTACAAGCACTACGATGCAGCTAAAACTTTCAACGAGGGAAAAGCTAAAATCGCAGAAAACAACAAAGCCTTCATTGCTAAAGAAGAAGCTGAAAAGAAGAAGAAAGAAGAAGAATTCAAAGCTAACCAGGAGAAATTAGTTGAAAACTTAAAAGCTGGTATGCAAAAAACTGAATCAGGTCTTTACTATAAAATCACAAAAACTGCTGACGGTAAAGCTCCAAAAGCTGGTGATAATGTATCTGTACATTATGCAGGTAAACTGGTAGACGGAACTGAGTTCGATTCTTCATTCAAAAGAAATGAACCGATCGAAATTCCAATCGGAATGGGAAGAGTAATCAAAGGATGGGATGAAGGTATCCTGTTGTTGAAAGAAGGTGAAACTGCTACGTTATTGATTCCGCCAGCAATGGCTTACGGAGAAAGAGGTGCAGGAGGAGTGATCCCGCCAAACTCTTGGTTAGTTTTCGATGTTGAGCTTGTAAAAGTAAAATAATTGAATCTTTTTAAGATATGAAAACCGTTCCGGAAGGGACGGTTTTTTTGTTTATACAAATACCGTAGAAATACGGATTTCAGCAAATGTCAATTACGTCTATCTTTACCCAACACTTATAAGAAACAAAATAAAAAATATGTTTGATCTGAATTACGACCTCATAAAAAAAGAAATTGAGTCAGAAATGTGTGAAGAACACGGTCTGCATCCGGAATTGATTAAAACAGATGAAGGCTTCGGAATAAAAGCCTGTTGTGAACCTTTCAGGGAAAAGATGGTTGAAAAGTCCGGAAAAATAATTGAAGAAGAAACCAAGAAGATTCTTGATGAAATGATGAAGGATCTGTTTAAAGAATAAGTTTTTACGATGTTAAGATAACTTTGTTATCACTAGCTGCTCCGGAGGGGGTGGCTTTTTTTGCTGTAAATATTATTTGTGATCAAAATGAAAAACTGACAACATGTATTTTTATTAATTTAAAAAACCGCCCCAAACAGGACGGTTTTTTTAGTAAAAATTAATTGAAAGTTATATGTTCTCTTATCTTTTCTTCATACTTGTCCCGGACAGGGAACTGATGAATACAAGGCCGAAGCCGATATAAGCGGCAAATGCCGTCAGATATATAATTAAGCTGTTAAAGCTTGGTTTTAAGGCGTATACCAATACAGAAAAGGCAGCAAAACTTAATACGAGCAATAAGCTCCAGATGTTTATTTTTGCAGCATCTTCATTTCTCTTAAAAATCATTTCAAAAAAGTCTCTCATCATTACTTACATTTTAAGGGTTATACATTAATTAATAAGGTAAATGCGCACTCATCACGGTAAAAAGAATAAATTCCTTTACAGGGCTAAGGTTCACGATGACTTTGCCATTTATTTATATCATAATACCGGGCTGAAAGTCCGGGATATTTTTGTTTTTTTGAATCAATAAATGATTCTTGGTTATTGTGATACCAGTTAGATACGGGGTGCAAAATTGCTATGAAAAATCAACGGGGGTTAATTAATCACGAACCCGTATCTGTTACGGCATCGTAGAAAAAAAAGGATTCATATACTAGATATGAATTTGAATCAGTGGAAAAACTGAAAATCCACAGAAAACCTTTTTTCTCATCCTTAGTGTTTTTTTAATTTTTTCTCAATATTTTACATGCTAATATCATGCCAAATTGAAAGTTTCTCGATTAACACTTTGTTTCACGGGATTGATGAAGCTCCTGATGAAGCATGTTTTCATCTATTATTTCCTTAAACAAAGAAAAATTTTCTGTTTTTAAGGTTGAGTTGTCTGAAACAAAGAAAATATTACGGTGAAATTATTTTTTTTAGATTTAAAATACTTTAAAATTATTTAGAACGTGCATCGGGAAATTTAAAAGACCATTAGTAATCTTTAAAACACAAATACCACGAATGGCTTTGCACAAATTCCACAAATCAGATTGGATGTAAAATTAATTGATCAAAAACACAATCATGTGTGTCAATTCAATAAATCAGATGATAACCCGTTCCTATTGAAATAATAAAAAGTCTATAAAAAACAAAAACCGCCTCTAAAGACGGTTTTTTATATTTGTTACCAGTTTTTATCAATCAAGTAGATAATCTGTGTCAAAGCTGTAGCTCCCAATAAAAGCTCTCTTCGGTTCACTTTTTCAAAAGTATCTTCTTCTGTATGGTGAATATCGAAATAACGCTGAGAATCCGGCATCAATTCAGCGGCAGGAATTCCCATATCATGAAGTGGATAAAGGTCTGTTCCGGAAAATCGCTCTTCAAAATTGTAAATTCCATAGGGAAGAAATAGACTTGACCAGGCTTTGATCTGATTTCTTTTGGCATCATCCATATCCAGAGCAATTCCTCTAGGTGCAAAACCTCCGGCATCCGTTTCTATAGCAAAAAGATGTTTTTCATTTTTCTCTTTTACGGTTTTACCATATTGGATTCCGCCTTTTACTCCATTTTCTTCATTGGCGAAGCAGACTACTCTGATGGTGTGGTTGTTCGGAATTCCTAACCTTTTAAAGGTTCTCAGGACCTCAATACTTTGAACAATTCCGGCTCCGTCGTCATGGGCTCCTTCCCCTACATCCCAGGAATCAAGGTGTCCGCCAACAACAATGACACTCTGGTCTTTTTTGCCGGTGATTTCCCCGATGACAGAATGGGAAAGCTTTTCACCTTTCATTCCACAGTTAGAATTAAGTTTAGCAGTGATTTTCTGATTTTTCAGTAAGGTTTCCAGCTCATCTGCGGTAGCGCTTCCGATGGCTACGGCTGGTATTTTGGAGACCTTGTCCTCGTATCGCATTGCTCCCGTGTGAGGCACATCATCAAAAGCTGACGACAGAGATCTGATAATAGCAAACCTGCCTCCTTTTTTAGCTGTTAATGAAGCTGCTGTTGTTCTGTATTTTGCAGCATCACCATATGCTTTGAAAGTCTCTATAAATGACTGACTGAAAGGGTAGTTGAAGAATACAATCTTATCTTTCACTTTTTCAACAGGAAGTTTGTCATATTCTTCCATGGATTTTACCATAATGATTTCTCCTGAAATATCTTTTCCTCCTGTTCCTTCAGAATTTCCTAGGGAAAGCATTTTAAGACTTTTCCATTTTCCGTTAGAGACCTGGATGTGCAGAGATTCCTTTCCTCTTACCCATACCGGGATCATGACTTCCTGAAGCCAGACTTTATCAGCTCCGGCATCACGGAGTTTCTGTGCAGCCCATTGTACAGATTTCTCATAAGCTTCAGATCCGCTTAAACGATGTCCGATATTTT
The window above is part of the Chryseobacterium sp. MA9 genome. Proteins encoded here:
- a CDS encoding M20/M25/M40 family metallo-hydrolase, producing MKKILGTSLLLFGMAAFGQSKEDSIQFRKISTEILNNGKGYTELRELTKNIGHRLSGSEAYEKSVQWAAQKLRDAGADKVWLQEVMIPVWVRGKESLHIQVSNGKWKSLKMLSLGNSEGTGGKDISGEIIMVKSMEEYDKLPVEKVKDKIVFFNYPFSQSFIETFKAYGDAAKYRTTAASLTAKKGGRFAIIRSLSSAFDDVPHTGAMRYEDKVSKIPAVAIGSATADELETLLKNQKITAKLNSNCGMKGEKLSHSVIGEITGKKDQSVIVVGGHLDSWDVGEGAHDDGAGIVQSIEVLRTFKRLGIPNNHTIRVVCFANEENGVKGGIQYGKTVKEKNEKHLFAIETDAGGFAPRGIALDMDDAKRNQIKAWSSLFLPYGIYNFEERFSGTDLYPLHDMGIPAAELMPDSQRYFDIHHTEEDTFEKVNRRELLLGATALTQIIYLIDKNW
- a CDS encoding branched-chain amino acid aminotransferase, which translates into the protein MIIQKTENSRISTFDPNDFSFGGTFIDHMIICEYENGKWGDVKLVPYGPIPFTPAMMGVNYGQACFEGMKAYKDKDGQVFLFRPEKNFERINKSAKRLAMPEVTEEMFLDGLKALVDMDREWIPQGEGMSLYIRPLIFATEEALKARVSNKYMFAIVATPAKSYYSEPVSVKISDHYSRAANGGVGSAKAAGNYAASFYPTQLAIEEGYEQIIWTDDATHEYFEESGTMNVFVRINDTIYTPPTSEKILDGVTRDSFIQLAKKRGIEVKVEPIPVKTVIEALKNGSLKEVWGVGTAVVTTQFQALGYQGEKLALPRLSDEESFAAILKKDLVDLQNNLSEDPFGWRVTVDHALETV
- a CDS encoding peptidylprolyl isomerase — protein: MNVDKETYEGLNDGLYANLQTTKGNLIVKFEDKKAPVTVANFIGLAEGKIDNKAKAKGVPYYDGTIFHRVIKDFMIQGGDPKGTGAGDPGYKFEDERNDLKHTGKGILSMANSGPNTNGSQFFITEVATPWLDGKHTIFGKVVKGNDVIDAIANVEKGAQDKPKTDIVLEKVSVFSKGDEYKHYDAAKTFNEGKAKIAENNKAFIAKEEAEKKKKEEEFKANQEKLVENLKAGMQKTESGLYYKITKTADGKAPKAGDNVSVHYAGKLVDGTEFDSSFKRNEPIEIPIGMGRVIKGWDEGILLLKEGETATLLIPPAMAYGERGAGGVIPPNSWLVFDVELVKVK
- the mnmD gene encoding tRNA (5-methylaminomethyl-2-thiouridine)(34)-methyltransferase MnmD, translated to MKREIKTTNDGSKTLFINELNENYHSHHGALQEAEHVFIKNGLNLINDCEINILELGFGTGLNVLVTINEYLKTDKNHVINYFSLEKYPINESEVKDLAYFEHFDNPEFKNIYQKIHLSDWEKSVEIISGFHLKKIECDFFDLKDIDLPEINLVYFDCFGARVQPDLWEKPLFELVSDKMAINGLLTTYSSKGSVRRILQELNFQVEKKQGPPGKREMINAIKL
- a CDS encoding DUF4294 domain-containing protein; amino-acid sequence: MNFSKIICLFIFFFGVSIFGQKDGVVAKPLNQYPPESLKTDEFGNKYYYDEQQKVKIYEINGEPVVVLDELVLVNKPRFNNQLDKNYYYFLNKKLYRVYPLFVTALQQYRDIQKDMNDMDSKAKRKFVRERQNMLADQYEKQLRDLTTTEGQVFAKLMNRATGKNVYEIIKELRGGWSAFWWNVKGKMADIDLKDHYDPHNNRTDEFVESLLQSNWNSGYLQPYPGANDFKVKK
- a CDS encoding NUDIX domain-containing protein; protein product: MIDKINIRVYACAVKDKQVLTLFEEYAGEPLMKFPGGGLEYGEGVLECLHREFDEELNVKINVLEHFYTQENFLVSRFKENEQLLTIYYIVDIVNEEDFIILDPCIEKTEWIDIDRPDNPFPLPIDKIVFDKLKEKFL
- a CDS encoding M42 family peptidase — encoded protein: MKFEKKSLKFLEKYLNTSSPTGYEHKGQEVWMDYIRPYVDKIEVDHYGTCYGIINPEAEFKVVIEAHADEISWYVNYITDDGLIYVIRNGGSDQTIAPSKVVHIHGENGIVKGVFGWPAIHTRTNQNEPTPKIENIFIDCGATSKKEVEEMGIFVGCMITYPDEFFEMNDRYFVCRALDNRIGGFMIAEVARLLKENKKSIPFGLYITNSVQEEVGLYGADMIADTIKPNIAIVTDVTHDTTTPMIEKKKEGDQKCGAGPVVFFAPSVHHTIRELIIDTAKTKKIPFQRAASSRATGTDTDAFAHSNGGVPSALISLPLRYMHTTVEMVSKEDVGNVIKLIYETVLKIKPEMKLKYH
- a CDS encoding FKBP-type peptidyl-prolyl cis-trans isomerase, whose product is MKKILFISVISLLSCNRNAQTAHPPVGGVLSQKDLDVSKNRMKNLNAIERGQIQDWISGQSVKYYPTQLNYWVTAEGYDQRERRKDESLISYSYDLYDFDQTKIYDQSFERRDAKFGHFDELRAVENALRFIHDGEEVTLLVPSSLAYGTYGDEKKIDNDIPLIIKLKAL